A window of the Fuscovulum sp. genome harbors these coding sequences:
- a CDS encoding outer membrane beta-barrel protein: MKFISATAALAAVAAFGAMPALAGGPTEVYNEPAVAPAPMVVAAPSADWSGLYVGGQLGYGDVGSSSATLDGSGFTTGLIAGYRADMGQFVAGIEGNYDWTDIDLGGGAATLDNVARLKLIGGYDMGPALLYGTVAAVRAETSIGSDNGYALGVGMDYALTERMTVGAELLEHRFDNFNGSGVDLDATTFNTRVGFRF, from the coding sequence ATGAAATTCATTTCAGCAACGGCGGCGCTGGCCGCAGTGGCGGCATTTGGCGCGATGCCCGCGCTGGCTGGCGGCCCGACCGAAGTTTACAACGAACCGGCGGTCGCCCCGGCACCGATGGTTGTTGCCGCACCCAGCGCGGATTGGAGCGGGCTGTATGTTGGTGGTCAGCTTGGCTATGGCGATGTGGGCTCTTCGTCCGCGACGCTGGATGGCAGCGGCTTCACGACGGGCCTGATCGCCGGTTACCGCGCCGATATGGGCCAGTTCGTGGCCGGTATCGAAGGCAACTATGATTGGACCGATATCGATCTGGGTGGCGGTGCTGCGACGTTGGACAATGTCGCCCGCCTGAAGCTGATCGGTGGCTATGACATGGGCCCGGCGCTGCTGTACGGTACGGTTGCAGCCGTGCGGGCCGAAACCTCAATCGGCAGCGACAACGGCTATGCGTTGGGTGTGGGCATGGACTATGCCCTGACCGAGCGCATGACGGTGGGTGCGGAACTGTTGGAGCACCGCTTTGACAACTTCAACGGGTCGGGCGTCGATCTGGACGCGACCACGTTCAACACGCGTGTCGGATTCCGTTTCTGA
- a CDS encoding pyridoxal-dependent decarboxylase — MDHDDLRHWSKRAADWAHDYHATLRDRPVRAPLTPGATAAQIPPAPPEDAENMEEIFADFARIIPGGLTHWQHPRFFAYFPANASPASMLAEQLANAIAAQGMLWQTSPAVTELEQVMIRWLAHSLGLPDTFTGTIHDSATTATLSAVLTMREQALGWAGLQQGLSAQPRLRLYASAETHSSVDKAARIAGIGQENLVKIPTDATLSMKPGALAGAIAADRAAGFLPAGVILCAGGTSVGAFDRIADCISVARAAGLPVHVDAAWAGSAMICPEFRDLWLGIDGADSIVFNPHKWLGAQFDCAVQFLADPGPQVRTLGLRPTYLETAGREEITNFNEWTVPLGRRFRALKLWFTLRAYGLSGLRSRIRNHVLWARQARDALARLPGVTITTEPSLSLFTFALGTDAETESLLSRINDDGRIYLTQTRHAGRYVIRVQVGQFDCTEADVMTIPQVVEELI, encoded by the coding sequence ATGGATCACGATGATCTGCGTCATTGGTCAAAACGCGCCGCCGATTGGGCCCATGACTATCACGCCACGCTGCGCGACCGCCCGGTTCGCGCCCCCCTCACCCCCGGCGCGACTGCGGCACAGATACCCCCTGCCCCGCCGGAAGATGCGGAAAACATGGAGGAAATCTTTGCCGACTTCGCCCGGATCATCCCCGGCGGACTGACGCATTGGCAGCATCCCCGCTTCTTCGCCTATTTTCCGGCGAACGCCTCCCCCGCCTCCATGCTGGCCGAACAACTGGCCAACGCCATCGCGGCGCAGGGGATGCTGTGGCAAACCTCGCCCGCCGTGACGGAACTGGAACAGGTGATGATCCGCTGGCTGGCCCACTCCCTCGGCCTGCCCGACACGTTCACCGGCACCATCCACGACAGCGCCACCACCGCCACCCTCTCGGCGGTGCTGACCATGCGCGAACAGGCGTTGGGATGGGCGGGCCTGCAACAGGGCCTGTCCGCCCAGCCCCGCCTGCGGCTTTACGCAAGCGCCGAGACACATTCCTCGGTCGACAAGGCCGCCCGCATCGCCGGGATCGGGCAGGAAAACCTTGTAAAAATCCCAACGGATGCAACGCTTTCCATGAAACCGGGGGCTCTGGCCGGGGCTATCGCCGCGGACCGCGCGGCAGGATTTCTGCCCGCAGGCGTGATCCTCTGCGCGGGCGGCACCTCTGTCGGGGCCTTCGACCGCATCGCCGATTGCATCAGCGTGGCCCGTGCCGCAGGCCTGCCCGTCCATGTCGATGCCGCCTGGGCCGGATCGGCCATGATCTGCCCGGAATTCCGTGACTTGTGGCTGGGCATCGACGGGGCCGACAGCATCGTGTTCAACCCGCATAAATGGCTCGGCGCACAGTTCGATTGCGCGGTCCAGTTCCTCGCCGATCCCGGCCCACAGGTCCGCACGCTCGGCCTGCGCCCCACCTATCTGGAAACCGCCGGGCGCGAAGAAATCACCAATTTCAACGAATGGACTGTCCCGCTGGGCCGCCGCTTTCGGGCCCTTAAACTTTGGTTCACCCTTCGCGCCTATGGTCTGTCGGGCTTGCGCAGCCGGATCCGCAACCATGTGCTCTGGGCGCGTCAGGCCCGCGATGCGCTGGCGCGGTTGCCCGGCGTGACGATCACCACCGAACCCTCGCTGTCGCTCTTCACGTTTGCCCTCGGAACCGATGCCGAAACCGAATCCCTTCTGTCCCGGATTAATGATGATGGCCGCATTTACCTCACCCAGACCCGCCACGCCGGGCGCTATGTCATCCGCGTGCAGGTGGGTCAGTTCGATTGCACCGAGGCTGACGTGATGACCATCCCGCAGGTCGTGGAAGAGCTGATCTAA